Proteins co-encoded in one Gleimia hominis genomic window:
- a CDS encoding serine/threonine-protein kinase, translating to MASIYAGMTLGGRYMLIRQIAVGGMGEVWSTRDQVTGRMLAAKVLKADLMGNQTFLARLRVEARNAMEVTHPNIAAVLDHGEDDGIGWIIMELVTGRPFNDYLKGGNRIAPAQLLPVLIQTAYALQAAKDKDIVHRDIKPSNLLITPDGQVKLTDFGISTTSTQATMTEAGMVMGTAQYLPPEQAMGEVANHVGDLYALGVIAYEALAGRRPFSGKTQVDVAFAHVNDPVPPLPEDVPHELAQIVMSLLRKKPQDRPQDGAALAKQLTQVARKLGISPAPTALTLPARTDNSNASGHHKMGESPNTPVAVNSANYGSANAQLVASRSKTSPASTTSSSPAEPSATNRATPQPSTPGLHDSSWRHATSPPTYTVELVGLAIVLFAITFAIVFWTRSATASASPPQTQAALVTTSFDQKLDSQLNATTTEVIPWVPISPSC from the coding sequence ATGGCTAGTATTTACGCAGGTATGACCCTGGGGGGCCGCTACATGCTGATCCGCCAGATCGCGGTGGGTGGCATGGGTGAAGTGTGGTCCACGCGCGACCAGGTTACGGGCCGGATGCTGGCTGCGAAAGTGTTGAAAGCCGACCTGATGGGGAACCAAACGTTCCTCGCGCGCCTGCGGGTTGAGGCGCGTAATGCCATGGAGGTAACCCACCCCAATATCGCCGCGGTGCTTGATCACGGTGAGGACGACGGTATCGGGTGGATCATCATGGAGCTGGTGACGGGTCGGCCGTTTAATGACTACTTGAAGGGTGGGAATCGGATTGCGCCCGCGCAGCTGCTGCCCGTGTTGATTCAGACGGCGTACGCGCTGCAGGCTGCGAAAGATAAAGATATTGTGCATCGCGACATTAAGCCTTCGAACTTGTTGATTACGCCTGATGGGCAGGTGAAATTGACGGATTTCGGGATTTCTACCACGTCCACGCAGGCGACGATGACGGAGGCGGGGATGGTTATGGGTACCGCTCAGTATTTGCCGCCGGAACAGGCGATGGGTGAGGTTGCGAATCACGTTGGTGACTTGTATGCGTTGGGGGTTATTGCTTATGAGGCACTGGCGGGTCGGCGCCCATTTTCGGGTAAAACCCAAGTGGATGTGGCGTTTGCGCACGTGAACGACCCGGTTCCGCCTCTGCCAGAGGACGTGCCGCACGAGCTCGCGCAGATTGTGATGTCACTGCTTCGGAAGAAACCTCAAGATCGGCCGCAAGATGGCGCAGCTCTTGCGAAACAGTTGACGCAGGTGGCGCGCAAGCTTGGGATTTCCCCGGCTCCCACTGCGCTGACACTACCTGCTAGAACAGACAACTCTAATGCCTCTGGTCACCACAAAATGGGAGAAAGCCCAAACACACCAGTAGCTGTCAACTCCGCCAACTATGGTTCCGCTAATGCGCAACTAGTTGCGTCCCGCTCGAAAACTAGCCCTGCCTCCACGACGTCAAGCTCACCCGCGGAACCGAGTGCCACCAATAGGGCCACTCCCCAGCCGAGCACGCCTGGGTTGCACGATTCCTCATGGCGACATGCAACTAGCCCACCCACATACACTGTGGAACTAGTCGGATTAGCAATAGTTCTATTTGCCATCACTTTCGCAATCGTATTTTGGACCCGCAGCGCCACCGCGAGCGCCTCCCCACCTCAAACGCAGGCAGCGTTAGTGACCACCAGCTTTGACCAAAAACTAGACTCTCAATTAAACGCTACGACAACGGAGGTAATCCCATGGGTTCCGATCAGCCCCAGCTGCTAG
- a CDS encoding rhomboid family intramembrane serine protease: MSSYNNLSGLRAATVTRTILVVTVVVSAFTLITRLPIPTGALGELANSTLNYLAYLPIMGWLRPWTLLTVVLVHGGIIHLALNMFTLYVVGPSVEQALGGWRFTALYLISALGGSVTVLLWAVVEAITSSRSGALLTWNVGASGALFGLFTAIYILQRHAGMNTRAIVVLLAVNLIYGFMVSNVSWQAHLGGMITGAITTWLLVKVGNKKQYNGPRQLRRAHILTLVGITLVLTLLAAGLYWYIGLPQLALG; the protein is encoded by the coding sequence TTGAGTTCCTATAACAATCTAAGCGGACTACGCGCAGCCACGGTCACGCGAACCATCCTCGTTGTGACCGTGGTTGTGTCCGCATTCACCCTAATCACACGCCTCCCCATCCCCACTGGCGCGCTGGGGGAACTGGCTAACAGCACTCTAAACTACCTCGCCTACCTACCAATAATGGGTTGGTTGAGGCCCTGGACACTGCTTACCGTAGTGCTCGTGCACGGTGGGATAATCCACTTGGCGTTAAACATGTTTACGCTCTACGTGGTTGGTCCGTCAGTAGAACAAGCGTTGGGTGGCTGGAGGTTCACCGCCCTGTACCTTATTTCTGCTCTAGGAGGTTCAGTCACGGTCCTTCTGTGGGCCGTTGTAGAAGCAATCACCAGTTCCAGATCAGGAGCGCTACTGACGTGGAACGTAGGTGCTTCTGGCGCGTTATTTGGCCTGTTCACCGCCATATACATACTGCAGCGTCACGCGGGAATGAACACCAGAGCCATCGTCGTGCTGCTCGCAGTGAACCTCATCTACGGGTTCATGGTGTCTAACGTTTCGTGGCAAGCACACCTGGGCGGTATGATTACCGGCGCCATCACCACGTGGCTACTTGTAAAAGTGGGGAACAAAAAACAGTACAACGGGCCGAGGCAGCTGCGCCGCGCGCACATCCTCACTCTCGTGGGAATTACATTAGTGCTCACATTACTAGCCGCAGGACTCTACTGGTACATTGGCCTGCCGCAACTAGCGTTAGGGTAG
- a CDS encoding class E sortase — MLSRIIGVIGEILITIGLILGLYVFWQLYWTSWQVSDNHPAAVAQFEKNLKPASEKPGEERYDDPPEFDRVKHGEVMGVLHNTKWNMQIPVVEGTDQRLLDLSYAGHYDTTQQPGELGNFAMAAHRRTYGNSFRRIDIMKPGDRMVFETPKAWLVYEVTDHEIVDPDAGEVLNPVPHQWDVQPKDRLMTLTTCHPEFGNSERYILYSKLHHWVPRDTGKPAELLGKAAK, encoded by the coding sequence ATGTTGTCGCGTATCATCGGTGTGATCGGCGAGATTCTGATTACAATCGGCCTGATCCTCGGCCTGTACGTGTTCTGGCAGCTGTACTGGACCTCTTGGCAGGTTTCCGACAACCATCCAGCGGCAGTGGCACAGTTCGAAAAGAACCTCAAGCCAGCAAGTGAAAAACCAGGGGAAGAACGCTACGACGACCCACCCGAGTTCGACCGGGTAAAACACGGTGAAGTCATGGGAGTTCTACACAACACTAAATGGAACATGCAGATCCCCGTCGTGGAAGGCACGGACCAAAGACTGCTCGACCTGTCTTACGCAGGCCACTACGACACCACTCAACAACCCGGGGAACTAGGTAACTTCGCGATGGCGGCGCACCGACGCACCTACGGTAACTCCTTCAGGCGCATCGACATCATGAAACCCGGTGACCGCATGGTATTCGAAACCCCAAAAGCATGGCTCGTTTACGAAGTAACAGACCACGAGATAGTGGACCCCGACGCCGGTGAAGTGCTTAACCCAGTACCCCACCAGTGGGACGTGCAGCCAAAAGACCGGCTCATGACCCTCACAACGTGCCACCCCGAATTCGGCAACTCAGAACGCTACATTCTGTACTCAAAACTCCACCACTGGGTGCCACGCGACACCGGTAAACCAGCGGAACTACTCGGAAAGGCAGCGAAGTAA
- a CDS encoding cell division protein CrgA, producing MAQSGKRKKKHNEDDNEIKHWTDGIPMSPSWWAPAFCTILVLGLIWLVITYMTGARYPIPAIGSWNTACGVGLLLVGFLMTLRWR from the coding sequence GTGGCACAGTCAGGTAAGCGCAAGAAGAAGCATAATGAGGATGATAATGAGATTAAGCATTGGACCGATGGGATCCCAATGTCACCCAGCTGGTGGGCTCCCGCGTTCTGCACCATCCTCGTTCTGGGTTTGATTTGGCTGGTTATCACCTACATGACCGGTGCCCGTTACCCGATTCCCGCGATTGGTAGTTGGAATACGGCGTGCGGAGTTGGCTTGTTACTAGTTGGGTTCCTAATGACCCTGAGGTGGCGTTAA
- the pknB gene encoding Stk1 family PASTA domain-containing Ser/Thr kinase, whose amino-acid sequence MGSDQPQLLAGRYEIRAMIGRGGMAQVHLGFDTRLSRIVAIKMLRTDLARDSIFQTRFRREAQAAASLNHPNIVAVYDTGEESITTPDGSQVSIPYIVMEYVEGHTVRDLLSGGAPVPIDEAVEIISGVLSALEYSHSMGLVHRDIKPANIMLTNTGKIKVMDFGIARAITDSQATMTQTNAVVGTAQYLSPEQARGETVDERSDLYSTGCVLFELLTGQPPFKGDSAVAVAYQHVSEVPPTPSSITADVPEAIDRVVLKALAKDKAKRYESAQVMNMDLQHALRGGAVTAPMASVWQNEPTQTRMINAAQMPAVAPTRVQKREEDREPQEEEENKSRKGLWITLVLAALVIAGLVATWLFISNRPDPKEEMVTIPTGIVGVTQDEARAQLTDAGLKMVVGDPVADETIPQDSVVSADPKPGSEVKKGSTVTVRLSSGPASEKVPDLGGLTQSEARDQLEKLGLKIGNVNSVDDPSVDKDRVVSTDPKAGTDVKRGDVVNLNIASGYVTVPDDLTGKSEQEVTDILQKLRLSTRSTQVETSDAQPGTVMDVQPVGSVKIGDTITITVAKAAPTPTPTVTQQPSEEPQEEPSEDPNNNGENQQN is encoded by the coding sequence ATGGGTTCCGATCAGCCCCAGCTGCTAGCGGGCCGCTACGAGATTAGGGCCATGATAGGTCGCGGTGGTATGGCCCAGGTGCACCTTGGGTTCGACACGCGCCTGTCACGCATCGTGGCGATCAAGATGCTGCGCACCGACTTGGCGCGCGATTCAATCTTCCAAACCCGGTTCCGGCGTGAAGCTCAGGCGGCGGCGTCTTTGAACCATCCTAATATTGTGGCGGTATATGACACGGGGGAAGAGAGTATTACGACCCCGGACGGCAGCCAGGTTTCCATCCCCTACATTGTTATGGAGTACGTTGAGGGCCACACTGTGCGCGACCTTCTGTCGGGTGGGGCGCCTGTTCCTATTGATGAGGCCGTGGAGATCATTTCGGGGGTGCTCAGTGCACTAGAGTACTCGCATTCGATGGGTCTGGTTCACCGCGATATTAAACCCGCGAACATCATGCTAACGAACACCGGCAAGATCAAGGTGATGGACTTTGGGATTGCCCGGGCGATCACGGATTCGCAGGCCACGATGACGCAAACCAACGCGGTGGTAGGTACCGCCCAGTACTTGTCGCCAGAGCAGGCGCGGGGAGAAACCGTGGACGAGCGCTCCGACCTGTACTCAACCGGGTGTGTCCTGTTTGAACTGCTGACGGGTCAGCCGCCGTTTAAAGGTGATTCCGCGGTTGCGGTGGCGTACCAGCACGTGTCTGAGGTACCTCCCACTCCTTCGTCGATAACGGCGGATGTGCCCGAAGCGATTGACCGCGTGGTGTTGAAAGCGCTGGCGAAAGATAAAGCTAAGCGCTATGAGAGCGCGCAGGTTATGAACATGGACTTGCAGCACGCGCTGCGTGGCGGTGCGGTTACCGCCCCCATGGCGTCGGTTTGGCAGAATGAACCCACGCAGACGCGCATGATTAATGCGGCGCAGATGCCTGCTGTGGCACCGACTCGGGTGCAAAAACGTGAAGAGGACAGAGAACCTCAGGAGGAAGAAGAAAACAAGTCACGCAAAGGCTTGTGGATAACACTGGTGTTAGCGGCGCTGGTGATCGCGGGGCTCGTGGCCACATGGTTGTTTATTTCAAACCGGCCGGATCCGAAAGAAGAGATGGTCACAATCCCAACTGGAATCGTGGGGGTTACGCAAGATGAGGCGCGGGCCCAGTTGACGGACGCGGGTTTGAAGATGGTGGTTGGAGACCCGGTTGCGGACGAGACGATTCCGCAAGATTCCGTGGTTTCTGCCGATCCGAAACCGGGCAGTGAAGTGAAGAAAGGCAGCACTGTAACGGTCCGACTGTCTTCTGGCCCGGCGTCCGAGAAGGTCCCGGACCTGGGTGGGCTCACGCAGTCTGAGGCGCGCGACCAGTTAGAGAAACTGGGGTTGAAGATCGGGAACGTGAACTCGGTTGACGACCCATCTGTGGATAAGGACCGCGTGGTGTCTACCGACCCGAAAGCGGGTACGGACGTGAAGCGCGGCGACGTGGTTAACCTAAACATTGCGAGCGGTTACGTTACAGTGCCCGATGACCTCACGGGTAAATCGGAACAGGAAGTGACGGATATCCTTCAAAAACTGCGTCTGTCTACCCGGTCCACGCAGGTGGAAACGTCGGATGCGCAACCGGGAACGGTGATGGATGTGCAACCGGTGGGGTCGGTGAAGATTGGGGACACGATCACGATTACGGTGGCGAAGGCAGCGCCCACCCCGACGCCGACGGTTACGCAGCAACCGTCAGAGGAACCGCAAGAGGAACCGTCGGAAGACCCAAATAATAATGGGGAAAACCAGCAGAACTAG
- a CDS encoding DUF881 domain-containing protein produces MEQPAANNDRRGASKKVTAMLARFLVPACAGLLFMLPHGDPHGTARYTGTDVHALVMKKQQVVNQIKTENQQLRGELTTQLNKQLENQGPANATEPSVPSGITGSGITVTLTDAVVPDTLPKDTNVDDLVIHQQDIEATLNALWTGGAEAVSVQGNNVTMTSTIRCVGNVINIDGHLYSPPYEISAIGNNAQLHRALNNDPQIQVIQAYVVRYGLGFSVKDNSEITIKTPEKMAELKYAKAME; encoded by the coding sequence GTGGAACAGCCAGCGGCGAACAACGATCGACGCGGTGCGTCAAAAAAAGTAACAGCCATGCTCGCACGATTCCTCGTTCCCGCATGCGCCGGTCTGTTGTTCATGCTACCCCACGGTGATCCCCATGGAACCGCGCGGTACACCGGCACCGATGTGCATGCCCTCGTGATGAAAAAACAGCAGGTCGTAAACCAAATCAAAACTGAAAACCAGCAGCTACGCGGTGAACTAACAACACAGCTGAACAAACAGCTGGAAAACCAAGGGCCGGCAAATGCAACGGAACCCAGTGTGCCCAGCGGAATAACCGGATCCGGAATAACCGTGACGCTAACGGACGCGGTGGTTCCCGATACGCTGCCGAAAGACACGAACGTGGACGACCTCGTAATACACCAACAAGACATTGAAGCGACCCTGAACGCACTCTGGACCGGAGGGGCAGAAGCTGTGAGCGTGCAGGGAAACAATGTGACCATGACGTCCACAATCCGGTGTGTTGGCAACGTGATTAACATCGACGGGCACCTGTACTCACCCCCATACGAGATCAGCGCAATCGGCAACAACGCGCAGCTACACCGCGCACTTAACAACGACCCTCAAATACAAGTCATTCAAGCATATGTGGTGCGATACGGCCTAGGGTTTAGCGTTAAAGACAATAGTGAGATTACGATTAAGACGCCAGAAAAAATGGCGGAACTAAAGTATGCGAAAGCGATGGAGTAG